One region of Oryza sativa Japonica Group chromosome 5, ASM3414082v1 genomic DNA includes:
- the LOC4337995 gene encoding uncharacterized isoform X1, translating into MAMVQAGMGLTRVVVLIGAGMAGSVVLRNGRLSEILGELQEILDKGEKGKDGEGGGGADMTDALTRQVRNLAMEVKQLASSRGSITVLNGGSGQTGVSGLIVPAATVGALGYGYMWWKGISFADLMYVTKRNMANAVSSMTKHLEQVQTSLAAAKRHLTQRIERLDDKLDQQKALSGQIRDDVTDARLKLENIGSEIKNIKQLVWGLDEKMDSMEAKQNFSCAGVMYLCQFIEQNGGKLPERLEGSKMAGKRFGSQNLIQGLQLAIETGNFDKETFNALKNNSDSR; encoded by the exons atggcgatgGTGCAGGCCGGCATGGGCCTCACCCGCGTCGTTGTCCTCATCGGCGCCGGGATGGCCGGCTCCGTCGTCCTCCGCAACGGCCGCCTCTCCGAGATCCTCGGCGAGCTCCAG GAGATACTGGACAAGGGGGAGAAGGGGAAAGACGGAGAAGGGGGCGGGGGCGCCGACATGACGGACGCGCTCACTAGACAG GTGCGCAACTTGGCTATGGAGGTTAAACAACTTGCTTCTTCCCGTGGATCTATAACTGTTCTTAATGGAGGTTCTGGTCAAACAG GGGTGTCAGGTTTGATAGTACCTGCAGCAACTGTTGGAGCACTCGGTTATGGTTACATGTGGTGGAAG GGCATCTCCTTTGCGGACCTAATGTATGTGACTAAGCGTAACATGGCAAATGCTGTTTCCAGTATGACTAAGCATCTGGAGCAAGTGCAAACCTCTCTTGCT GCTGCTAAAAGGCATTTGACTCAGCGTATTGAAAGGTTGGATGATAAATTGGATCAGCAAAAGGCGCTTTCTGGACAAATAAGAGATGAT GTTACTGATGCACGACTGAAGCTTGAGAATATTGGTTCAGAAATTAAGAACATCAAACAATTGGTTTGGGGTCTG GATGAAAAAATGGATTCGATGGAAGCCAAACAG AACTTTTCATGTGCTGGTGTGATGTACCTCTGCCAATTTATTGAGCAAAATGGTGGAAAGCTGCCAGAACGCCTG GAAGGCTCAAAAATGGCTGGGAAGCGTTTTGGAAGCCAAAATCTCATACAG GGGTTGCAACTGGCCATAGAAACAGGGAATTTTGACAAGGAAACGTTCAATGCACTTAAGAACAACTCTGATTCAAGATAA
- the LOC4337996 gene encoding glutamine--tRNA ligase: MATGEAAAAAASPPELASFLAIGLDQRTAENALANRKVTANLTAVIAEAGVSGCDKSVGNLLYTVATKYPANALVHRPVVIQYIVSSKIKTPAQLDAALSFLSTLGPDPLDTAKFEETCGVGVVVSTEEIQSMVTDILKENMEAIVEQRYHINVGSLCGQVRKWHPWGDAKFIKEEIDKRLTEILGPKTEADNVKPVKKKKEKPAKVEEKKTAVAAPAPPSEEELNPYSIFPQPEENLKVHTEIFFSDGNIWRAHNRKDILEKHLKATGGKVMTRFPPEPNGYLHIGHAKAMFIDFGLAKERNGHCYLRFDDTNPEAEKKEYIDHIQEIVRWMGWEPYKVTYTSDYFQELYELAVCLIKKGLAYVDHQTPEEIKEYREKQMNSPWRDRPIEESLKLFEDMRHGLVAEGKATLRMKQDMQNDNKNMADLIAYRIKFTPHPHAGDKWFIYPSYDYAHCLVDSLENITHSLCTLEFDIRRPSYYWLLVSLDQYQPYVWEYSRLNISNNVMSKRKLNKLVTEKWVDGWDDPRLLTLAGLRRRGVSSTAINSFIRGMGITRSDNSLIRLERLEYHIREELNKVAPRAMVVLHPLKVVINNLDYGTIIDLDAKKWPDAPGDDASAYYKVPFSRTVYIEQSDFRVKDSKDYYGLAPGKTVLLRYAFPIKCTEVIYGDNSDNIIEIRAEYDPSKATKPKGVLHWVAEPSPGVNPLKVEIRLFEKLFLSENPVELEDWLGDLNPRSKEVIKGAYAVPSLATAALGDKFQFERLGYFAVDSDSTAEELVFNRTVTLRDSYGKAGPK, encoded by the exons ATGGCGAccggagaagcggcggcggcggcggcgtcgccgccggagcTGGCGTCGTTCCTGGCGATCGGGCTTGACCAGCGCACGGCGGAGAACGCCCTCGCCAACCGCAAGGTCACCGCCAACCtcaccgccgtcatcgccgag GCTGGTGTTAGTGGGTGTGACAAATCTGTGGGGAATCTTCTCTACACT GTCGCGACGAAGTATCCGGCGAATGCCCTGGTGCATCGTCCCGTTGTCATCCAATACATTGTGTCGTCAAAG ATCAAGACCCCCGCGCAATTAGATGCTGCTCTGTCGTTTCTTTCTACTTTGGGTCCTGATCCATTGGACACAGCAAAGTTTGAAGAGACATGTGGAGTGG GGGTGGTTGTTTCAACTGAAGAGATTCAGTCAATGGTCACTGATATCCTGAAGGAAAACATGGAAGCCATAGTTGAACAGCGATATCATATAAATG TTGGCAGCTTGTGCGGACAGGTTAGGAAGTGGCACCCCTGGGGCGATGCTAAGTTCATAAAG GAGGAAATTGATAAAAGGCTTACAGAGATTCTTGGTCCAAAGACAGAAGCTGACAATGTAAAGCCTGTgaaaaagaagaaggagaagcccGCAAAAGTTGAG GAGAAAAAAACTGCGGTAGCTGCTCCTGCTCCACCATCTGAGGAAGAACTTAATCCCTACTCCATATTTCCTCAACCGGAGGAAAACTTAAAG GTCCATACAGAAATTTTCTTCAGCGATGGAAATATATGGAGAGCACACAACAGAAAGGACATTTTAGAGAAACATCTTAAAGCAACTGGAGGAAAAGTGATGACCCGCTTTCCCCCAGAGCCTAATGGCTACCTTCATATTGGTCATGCTAAG GCTATGTTTATTGATTTTGGACTGGCTAAAGAGCGCAACGGACATTGTTACCTTAG GTTTGATGATACAAACCCTGAGGCggagaagaaagaatatatagatcACATTCAAGAAATTGTCCGATGGATGGGCTGGGAGCCTTATAAAGTTACCTATACAAGTGACTATTTCCAAGAATTATATGAACTTGCTGTTTGTTTGATAAAGAAGGGACTAGCTTATGTCGATCACCAG ACACCAGAAGAGATAAAGGAGTATAGAGAAAAGCAAATGAATAGTCCATGGAGGGATAGGCCTATAGAAGAGTCACTAAAACTGTTTGAAGATATGAGGCATGGGTTGGTTGCTGAGGGAAAGGCAACTCTTAGGATGAAACAAGACATGCAGAATGATAACAAGAACATGGCTGACTTAATAGCATATAGAATAAAG TTTACACCTCATCCCCATGCTGGCGACAAGTGGTTTATCTATCCAAGCTATGACTATGCTCATTGTTTGGTTGACTCTCTTGAAAACATTACCCATTCG TTGTGCACACTAGAATTTGACATACGTCGTCCTTCATACTACTGGCTGCTCGTATCCCTGGACCAGTACCAGCCATATGTTTGGGAATATTCAAGGTTAAACATATCAAACAATGTTATGTCCAAGCGAAAG CTAAATAAACTTGTGACAGAGAAGTGGGTAGATGGGTGGGATGATCCTCGCCTGTTGACACTTGCAGGACTACGGCGGAGAGGAGTATCATCAACAGCAATTAACTCCTTTATTCGTGGAATGGGCATAACAAGGAG TGACAACAGTTTGATACGCTTAGAACGCCTTGAGTATCATATTAGAGAAGAGCTCAACAAAGTAGCTCCTCGTGCTATGGTTGTTTTGCATCCCCTAAAG GTTGTTATAAATAATTTAGACTATGGAACAATAATAGACCTTGATGCAAAAAAGTGGCCCGATGCTCCAGGAGATGATGCTTCGGCCTATTACAAG GTTCCATTCTCAAGAACTGTCTACATCGAGCAGTCTGATTTTCGTGTAAAGGATTCAAAAGATTATTATGGGCTTGCTCCTGGTAAAACAGTACTACTAAG GTATGCATTCCCAATAAAATGTACGGAAGTTATCTATGGTGATAATTCAGATAATATCATTGAAATCCGAGCTGAGTATGACCCTTCGAAGGCTACAAAACCAAAG GGTGTGTTGCACTGGGTTGCCGAACCTTCTCCAGGTGTTAACCCGCTCAAAGTGGAAATCAGATTGTTCGAGAAATTATTTCTTTCAGAG AATCCTGTGGAGCTTGAGGATTGGCTGGGTGATCTCAACCCACGATCAAAGGAAGTGATAAAGGGTGCCTATGCCGTGCCTTCGCTTGCAACTGCAGCGCTGGGGGACAAATTTCAGTTTGAACGCCTCG GTTACTTTGCTGTGGATTCCGACTCGACGGCTGAGGAACTTGTGTTCAACAGAACCGTTACTCTACGGGATTCCTATGGAAAAGCTGGACCCAAGTGA
- the LOC4337997 gene encoding uncharacterized protein produces MSGGQDEGSGDLGSPKLAQDHHIMDLGDNSKIKRARATNWPTVMSKFVLDWYLQKKKEMPPKTKFKKMHHHYCTTVLNARFETTFTVDQVHRHFRRFKEVWNIVARYMNMSGSRFDKKHKMLILPPSTLASLPIAERAILVKPIPFFDHIQALFGEWSVDAAPVTDPIEAADINDDDMEILDPLNMMANCADARDPDGADLDKFVLEDEDDCHEVAASSDAVPCEVMSDTSAPSAQPSGSFAESTMAALKPGLKKCKVVSRTKTTPNPKPQAPVPHDGRKADMVKSTLAGIHDTPAKPIRAAPTSSDPNAPLWNMLKEIPLTPADRLSVGICLCKPEFEVHRSFFMNMGREYLEAWAHKFLSGGEPGSL; encoded by the exons ATGTCCGGCGGCCAAGACGAGGGCTCGGGTGATTTGGGTTCGCCGAAGCTAGCGCAAG ACCATCACATCATGGACTTGGGTGACAACTCTAAGATCAAAAGGGCAAGAGCCACGAATTGGCCTACAGTCATGTCAAAGTTTGTGCTTGATTGGTACCttcagaagaagaaggagatgccACCCAAGACCAAGTTCAAGAAGATGCACCACCATTATTGCACGACCGTACTAAATGCTAGATTTGAGACAACTTTCACTGTTGATCAGGTCCACCGCCACTTTAGGCGCTTCAAGGAGGTTTGGAATATTGTGGCCCGTTATATGAATATGAGTGGGAGTAGGTTTGACAAGAAACACAAAATGCTAATACTACCTCCTTCAACTTTGGCTAGTCTACCT ATAGCAGAGCGTGCAATTCTTGTTAAACCAATTCCATTCTTCGATCATATACAAGCTCTCTTTGGTGAGTGGTCAGTGGATGCTGCCCCTGTGACAGACCCAATTGAAGCTGCTGACATTAACGATGATGACATGGAAATCCTCGATCCGTTGAACATGATGGCAAATTGTGCAGATGCAAGGGACCCTGATGGGGCAGACTTGGACAAGTTTGTTTTGGAGGATGAAGATGACTGTCATGAGGTGGCAGCAAGTAGTGATGCAGTGCCTTGTGAAGTGATGTCTGACACTAGTGCACCATCTGCCCAGCCATCTGGATCCTTTGCTGAGAGCACAATGGCTGCTCTCAAGCCTGGATTGAAGAAGTGCAAAGTAGTCAGCAGAACAAAAACAACCCCAAACCCAAAACCGCAGGCACCCGTGCCACATGATGGCAGGAAGGCGGATATGGTAAAGAGTACCTTAGCTGGGATCCATGACACCCCTGCAAAACCAATACGAGCAGCACCGACATCATCGGACCCAAATGCTCCTCTATGGAACATGCTGAAAGAAATCCCACTGACACCTGCTGATAGACTCTCAGTTGGAATTTGCCTTTGTAAACCAGAGTTTGAAGTGCATCGAAGCTTTTTCATGAACATGGGTAGGGAGTACCTTGAAGCTTGGGCCCATAAGTTCTTATCTGGAGGTGAGCCTGGATCCTTATAG
- the LOC4337998 gene encoding probable WRKY transcription factor 50, which translates to MAASVGLNPEAFFFSNSYSYSSSPFMASYTPEFSAAAIDANLFSGELDFDCSLPAPAQEYPENENTMMRYESEEKMRARVNGRIGFRTRSEVEILDDGFKWRKYGKKAVKNSPNPRNYYRCSTEGCNVKKRVERDREDHRYVITTYDGVHNHASPAAAAAALQYAAAAGDYYSPPLSSAGSPPAAYSAGGSLLF; encoded by the exons ATGGCGGCTTCCGTAGGACTGAACCCTGAAGCTTTCTTCTTCAGCAACTCCTACTCCTACTCCTCATCCCCTTTCATGGCCAGCTACACGCCGGAGTTCTCGGCCGCCGCTATCGACGCCAACTTATTCTCCGGCGAGCTCGATTTCGACTGCTCTCTCCCAGCTCCGGCCCAGGAGTACCCGGAAAATGAAAACACTAT GATGAGGTACGAGAGCGAGGAGAAGATGAGGGCGAGGGTGAACGGGAGGATCGGGTTCAGGACGAGGTCGGAGGTGGAGATTCTTGATGATGGCTTCAAGTGGAGGAAGTACGGCAAGAAAGCTGTCAAGAACAGCCCAAATCCAAG AAACTACTACCGGTGCTCGACGGAGGGGTGCAACGTGAAGAAGCGAGTGGAGAGAGACCGGGAGGACCACCGCTACGTCATCACCACCTACGACGGCGTCCACAACCAcgcgagccccgccgccgccgccgcggcgctgcagtacgccgccgccgccggcgactacTACAGCCCGCCGCTCAGCagcgccggctcgccgccggccgcctatTCGGCAGGCGGCTCGCTGCTCTTCTGA